One window of Papaver somniferum cultivar HN1 chromosome 9, ASM357369v1, whole genome shotgun sequence genomic DNA carries:
- the LOC113309187 gene encoding uncharacterized protein LOC113309187 isoform X1, with protein sequence MILRDFYQYQSYLLFHFDLNLADDDENLIDFLCSPLQLDRSTINPVYHSRFQHPPPAVTTVNCSSPAMLNNNDNKENFNDQNLSLSEDPQQTKRSTKTWGMQFKEKFSLTKVLVQLTKAPSGSVSPGGPRPSTLSSQRRLLNSCTLTADKTAGLRRGSSLIPEKKPNSASSSSSRPYVIRSSKTSARMGKSYQYEFLG encoded by the exons ATGATCTTGAGGGATTTTTACCAGTACCAATCATACCTACTATTCCATTTTGATCTTAatcttgctgatgatgatgagaatCTCATTGATTTCTTATGCTCTCCACTTCAACTTGATAGATCAACGATTAATCCCGTCTACCATTCTCGATTTCAACATCCTCCTCCTG CGGTTACTACGGTGAATTGTTCATCACCAGCAATGTTGAACAATAATGATAATAAAGAGAACTTCAATGACCAAAATCTAAGCTTAAGTGAAGATCCACAGCAAACAAAAAGGAGTACAAAAACGTGGGGGATGCAATTTAAGGAAAAGTTTAGCTTGACGAAG GTGTTGGTGCAGCTGACCAAGGCTCCGTCTGGAAGTGTGTCTCCTGGTGGTCCAAGACCCTCCACTTTATCTTC TCAAAGGAGGCTTCTGAATTCATGTACACTAACTGCCGACAAAACTGCAGGACTGAGAAGAGGGTCTTCATTGATTCCCGAGAAGAAACCTAATTCTGCATCCTCCTCCTCCAGTAGGCCATATGTAATCCGTTCAAGTAAAACTTCGGCAAGGATGGGAAAGTCATATCAATATGAATTTCT
- the LOC113309187 gene encoding uncharacterized protein LOC113309187 isoform X2, which produces MILRDFYQYQSYLLFHFDLNLADDDENLIDFLCSPLQLDRSTINPVYHSRFQHPPPAVTTVNCSSPAMLNNNDNKENFNDQNLSLSEDPQQTKRSTKTWGMQFKEKFSLTKVLVQLTKAPSGSVSPGLRRGSSLIPEKKPNSASSSSSRPYVIRSSKTSARMGKSYQYEFLG; this is translated from the exons ATGATCTTGAGGGATTTTTACCAGTACCAATCATACCTACTATTCCATTTTGATCTTAatcttgctgatgatgatgagaatCTCATTGATTTCTTATGCTCTCCACTTCAACTTGATAGATCAACGATTAATCCCGTCTACCATTCTCGATTTCAACATCCTCCTCCTG CGGTTACTACGGTGAATTGTTCATCACCAGCAATGTTGAACAATAATGATAATAAAGAGAACTTCAATGACCAAAATCTAAGCTTAAGTGAAGATCCACAGCAAACAAAAAGGAGTACAAAAACGTGGGGGATGCAATTTAAGGAAAAGTTTAGCTTGACGAAG GTGTTGGTGCAGCTGACCAAGGCTCCGTCTGGAAGTGTGTCTCCTG GACTGAGAAGAGGGTCTTCATTGATTCCCGAGAAGAAACCTAATTCTGCATCCTCCTCCTCCAGTAGGCCATATGTAATCCGTTCAAGTAAAACTTCGGCAAGGATGGGAAAGTCATATCAATATGAATTTCT